A portion of the Macrobrachium nipponense isolate FS-2020 chromosome 12, ASM1510439v2, whole genome shotgun sequence genome contains these proteins:
- the LOC135224892 gene encoding ribonuclease H-like, translated as MQKHAADIREDSPLAEYVEPAPWKSELFNINYTVLPASKEACTVQQLKQAAQDSIRKTTATNEYFTDGSVDLSIPAAAAGVYSTSLKGSWRLSDNASTLQTELIAIAKALEDSQHKLGNTTIHTDSKGAIQTITKGKAKENIKLLTSIWAIANIHQIRNRQITLNWIPSHIGIQGNEEADSLAKSGLHINNIGIKISHSLTQLKSKGLSILSSARRKQSQESGLWRL; from the coding sequence atgcaaaagcaTGCTGCTGACATCAGAGAAGACTCTCCTCTTGCTGAGTATGTAGAACCAGCACCCTGGAAATCAGAActcttcaatatcaactacaCAGTCCTACCGGCAAGCAAAGAAGCATGCACCGTTCAACAGCTGAAACAAGCAGCACAAGATTCAATAAGGAAAACGACAGCCACAAAtgaatactttacagatggatcagtagacctcagcattCCTGCAGCGGCAGCAGGAGTCTACTCAACATCACTAAAAGGGAGCTGGAGGCTCTCAGATAATGCCTCCACTCTACAGACTGAGCTGATAGCAATCGCTAAAGCGCTAGAAGACTCTCAacacaaactaggaaacacaactatccacaccgactcaaaaggagcaatacaaaccatcacaaaaggcaaggcaaaagaaaatatcaaactcctgACAAGTATATGGGCAATTGCCAACATCCACCAAATCAGAAACAGACAGATTACTCTCAACTGGATTCCAAGTCACataggaatccaaggaaatgaggaagcagactCCCTAGCAAAGAGTGGGTTGCACATTAACAACATAGGTATTAAAATCAGCCACTCACTGACTCAACTTAAAAGCAAAGGCCTCAGCATACTgtcaagtgcaagaagaaagcaaagtcaggagagcggtctttggaggctctaa